Proteins encoded in a region of the Acidobacteriota bacterium genome:
- a CDS encoding aminotransferase class III-fold pyridoxal phosphate-dependent enzyme has translation MTSKEMIELSKRHTIFEWSAQGAMDPIPVARASGVYFYTPDGKRFIDFNSQLMCVNIGHGDARVVKAIEAQLAVLPYANPFMATESRAHLGAKLASLTPGDIDCFFFTNGGAEANENAIKIARAFTGRQKILARYRSYHGGTAGAIAVTGDPRRWTEPPLPGIVHVLHPYHGIERGWDSAAEALAYLEEVIQLEGPKQIAAFILEPITGTNGILIPPDGYLEGVRAICDKYGILMICDEVMSGFGRTGAWFAVDHWKVVPDLMTMAKGLTSAYVPLGAVGLRRHIADHFKDKVFPSGLTYNSHPLGCAAALATLAVYEEDGLIARAKERGVLLRSLLEDLAAKHPSVGAIRSIGLFGIVELVRDRAKKVPLAPFAGSSPEMAALGRFFRDEGLYTFVRWNSFFTNPPLTITEDELREGFAIIDRGLAITDGAVQD, from the coding sequence ATGACCAGCAAAGAGATGATCGAGCTTTCCAAGCGCCACACCATCTTCGAATGGTCGGCTCAAGGGGCCATGGACCCCATCCCCGTCGCGCGCGCCAGCGGCGTCTATTTCTACACCCCCGACGGCAAACGCTTCATCGACTTCAACAGCCAGTTGATGTGCGTGAACATCGGCCACGGCGACGCGCGAGTGGTCAAGGCGATCGAAGCCCAGCTCGCCGTGCTCCCCTACGCCAACCCGTTCATGGCCACCGAATCACGGGCACACCTCGGCGCGAAATTGGCGAGCCTGACGCCCGGAGACATCGACTGCTTCTTCTTCACCAACGGCGGCGCCGAGGCGAACGAAAACGCGATCAAGATCGCGCGCGCCTTCACCGGCCGCCAGAAGATCCTGGCGCGCTACCGCTCGTACCACGGCGGCACCGCCGGGGCCATCGCCGTCACCGGCGATCCCCGACGCTGGACCGAGCCTCCCCTGCCGGGCATCGTCCACGTCCTGCACCCGTACCACGGGATCGAACGAGGCTGGGACTCGGCAGCAGAAGCGCTTGCCTACCTCGAGGAAGTCATCCAGCTCGAAGGACCGAAACAAATCGCCGCATTCATTCTCGAACCGATCACAGGCACAAATGGCATCCTGATTCCGCCAGACGGCTACCTGGAAGGCGTCCGCGCCATCTGCGACAAGTACGGAATCCTCATGATCTGCGACGAGGTGATGTCGGGCTTCGGCCGCACCGGCGCCTGGTTCGCCGTGGACCATTGGAAGGTCGTGCCCGATCTGATGACGATGGCGAAGGGGTTGACCAGTGCGTATGTGCCGCTCGGCGCTGTCGGCTTGCGGAGGCACATCGCCGACCACTTTAAGGACAAAGTGTTTCCGAGTGGCCTGACCTACAACAGCCACCCGCTGGGATGCGCGGCTGCGTTGGCCACACTTGCGGTGTACGAAGAGGACGGGCTCATCGCCCGCGCGAAGGAACGTGGTGTCCTGTTGCGGTCACTGCTCGAGGACCTGGCAGCCAAGCACCCCTCGGTCGGCGCCATTCGCTCCATTGGCCTCTTCGGCATCGTCGAACTCGTGCGCGACAGGGCGAAGAAGGTGCCGTTGGCGCCGTTCGCAGGATCGTCGCCAGAGATGGCGGCGCTTGGCCGCTTCTTCAGAGACGAGGGGCTCTACACGTTTGTGCGATGGAACTCGTTCTTCACGAATCCACCCCTGACGATCACTGAGGACGAATTGCGCGAGGGTTTCGCGATCATCGATCGTGGTCTGGCGATCACGGATGGTGCAGTGCAAGACTAG
- a CDS encoding PQQ-dependent sugar dehydrogenase yields MRAAGVVIAAAALLGSGIVIGRYFHPSTWLSTPAPALPVTPPQGMRPPVPSTRILDTSRLPIFLTTVPIAGTGRFTASEDLPGGAVARVEQSLLVMDRVGQVFVFENTALRPMDYDAPPAIAKALYLAYDESRGTIYVSHLARPVPSEGVRFTIASLAIDKTTLARQGQWQTVFETGNLSEDAARRGGTGGKMVVTRERLYFSVGDFSVGQIPVSPFDFAAQDPSSPFGKIFDHDLTTKATTVRSSGHRNPQGLVWTTAGTFMSTEHGPEGGDELNVLVAGGNYGWPYRTHGVGYGTFEWPAMPHATARFIEPIFAWVPSPAISAVIEVAGFHDRWNGDLLVGSLKARTLFRLKVANSRVLYSEGIQIGSRIRDLVQMPNQIALITDDPALVLISVDEERLKQNARLPETGRR; encoded by the coding sequence ATGAGAGCGGCCGGAGTGGTGATCGCCGCCGCCGCACTGCTCGGGTCGGGGATTGTCATCGGCAGGTATTTCCACCCTTCGACGTGGCTCTCGACTCCGGCGCCTGCCCTCCCAGTCACGCCGCCGCAGGGCATGCGGCCGCCCGTCCCATCCACGCGGATCCTTGATACTTCCCGGCTGCCGATCTTCCTGACCACCGTGCCGATCGCGGGCACCGGACGGTTTACCGCGAGCGAGGACCTTCCAGGCGGCGCGGTGGCGCGGGTGGAACAGTCGCTTCTCGTGATGGACCGTGTCGGCCAGGTCTTCGTCTTTGAAAACACAGCCCTGCGGCCGATGGACTACGACGCGCCGCCGGCGATCGCCAAGGCGCTGTATCTCGCGTACGACGAAAGTCGCGGCACGATCTACGTCAGTCACCTTGCGCGCCCGGTGCCTTCCGAAGGCGTGCGCTTCACCATTGCCTCTCTTGCGATTGACAAGACCACACTGGCCAGGCAGGGTCAGTGGCAGACCGTATTCGAGACCGGCAACTTGTCCGAAGATGCCGCAAGGCGCGGCGGCACGGGCGGCAAAATGGTGGTGACCCGAGAGCGCCTCTACTTCAGTGTCGGCGACTTCAGCGTCGGCCAGATTCCGGTGAGCCCGTTTGATTTCGCGGCGCAGGATCCGTCGTCGCCATTCGGAAAAATTTTCGACCATGACCTGACCACGAAGGCGACTACGGTCAGGAGTTCCGGTCACCGGAATCCGCAGGGGCTTGTGTGGACAACCGCCGGCACGTTCATGAGCACGGAGCACGGCCCTGAAGGTGGCGATGAGTTGAACGTTCTCGTCGCTGGAGGCAACTACGGCTGGCCGTACCGGACCCACGGCGTGGGTTACGGCACATTTGAATGGCCCGCCATGCCTCACGCGACGGCACGATTCATCGAGCCCATTTTTGCGTGGGTGCCTTCACCCGCGATCTCAGCAGTGATTGAAGTGGCAGGGTTTCACGACCGGTGGAATGGCGATCTGCTGGTCGGTTCTCTCAAGGCGCGGACGCTCTTCAGGCTCAAAGTCGCAAACAGCCGCGTGCTGTACTCGGAAGGCATTCAGATCGGCTCGCGGATACGGGATCTGGTCCAGATGCCGAATCAGATCGCGCTGATTACCGACGACCCGGCGTTGGTGCTCATCAGTGTGGACGAGGAGCGCCTGAAGCAAAACGCCAGATTGCCTGAAACCGGTCGGCGGTGA
- a CDS encoding nucleotidyltransferase family protein, protein MPPQQSPRTDWRPDALQELLLLAALGEPPASHAAWHEWHRTADIDGLDWGSRRLLPLVHDNVGEPQDPEVWIRNQLLFQDTAALIRLLQQAGIEVLVLKGVPLALLYYRDAALRPMADVDLLVRPQDAPRAIGIMTAAGWTSPYFSPERLIPFGRTVDFRNANGTVCDLHWRTFRQGIDQEDDDLWERAISLDVAGIATRTLEAADQLLLVCAHGSEWNAMPSFRWVADAAMLIRAGVDWQHVVERTRQRRLMLPMADTLPYLQRFTTVPNDVVETIGRMPATRLERLAYRARTGPNMALHSLLLVRFWARCWRRLSDRRFGGKLLAFLRSLQSLWKVEHLWQTPFRLLYKCLQVSGRMIFRPSA, encoded by the coding sequence GTGCCGCCCCAACAGTCGCCGCGCACAGACTGGCGGCCCGACGCGCTACAGGAACTTCTGCTGCTGGCGGCGCTTGGTGAGCCGCCTGCCTCCCACGCGGCCTGGCACGAATGGCATCGCACGGCCGACATCGACGGGCTCGACTGGGGCTCGCGGCGGTTGCTGCCGCTCGTCCATGACAATGTGGGTGAGCCACAGGATCCGGAAGTCTGGATCAGGAACCAACTCCTTTTCCAGGACACCGCTGCGCTCATCCGGCTCCTGCAGCAGGCTGGCATCGAAGTGCTGGTGCTCAAGGGCGTTCCCCTGGCCCTGCTCTACTACCGGGATGCCGCGCTCCGGCCGATGGCCGACGTCGACCTGCTCGTACGGCCCCAGGATGCCCCGCGCGCAATCGGCATCATGACTGCGGCCGGGTGGACATCTCCGTATTTTTCTCCCGAACGCTTGATCCCATTCGGGCGCACGGTCGACTTCCGCAATGCCAACGGCACCGTCTGCGATTTGCACTGGCGGACCTTCCGTCAGGGCATTGATCAGGAAGATGACGATCTGTGGGAACGGGCAATCTCACTCGACGTCGCGGGAATAGCCACGCGCACACTCGAGGCTGCCGACCAATTGCTGCTCGTCTGCGCCCACGGCTCTGAGTGGAACGCCATGCCATCGTTCCGGTGGGTCGCGGATGCCGCGATGCTCATCCGCGCGGGGGTGGACTGGCAACACGTGGTTGAGCGGACGCGGCAGCGACGCTTGATGCTGCCGATGGCCGATACGCTGCCGTACCTTCAGCGCTTCACGACGGTGCCGAATGACGTCGTGGAGACGATCGGACGGATGCCGGCGACGCGGCTTGAGCGCCTGGCGTATCGGGCGCGGACCGGCCCGAATATGGCACTGCATTCACTCTTGCTTGTTAGGTTCTGGGCTCGATGCTGGCGGCGCCTGTCCGATCGCCGCTTCGGAGGCAAGCTGCTGGCGTTCCTGCGTTCCCTGCAGTCGCTGTGGAAGGTAGAGCACCTGTGGCAGACGCCGTTTCGATTGCTCTACAAGTGCCTGCAGGTGTCTGGCCGGATGATCTTCCGGCCCTCAGCCTGA
- a CDS encoding tetratricopeptide repeat protein produces MRGLISTCLIVRNEEQLLANCLISAAPFSDELVVVDTGSTDRTPDIARSFGARVIRTPWTNYRKARNTYIEAAQCRWILVLDADETIAVRDHEAIVRLARSRTRIGYRLPVRNYTVEHDLMWRWFPNDRSYPAEERRSQCPGWMKTTALRLFRNLPGVRYQDGPTPHPTPLGSLQRLKGRIEDREDVTIHHFQYLKGGAKFVAGKQLDRLGGEQAHLKRYPQQPYPYLNVARVLFAQGRDAEALRLLKRAVKIDEHFHDAWQLYGMIDFENGRYASAARALRNATEINPGSSDAWALLGMVLAEAGEPDEALAALQTALGLHPGHLLANNSLGVLYEDLGHHSKAVRQFRKAVRLHPGFKPAAANLRRLERARTKAKA; encoded by the coding sequence ATGCGAGGTTTGATCAGCACCTGTCTCATCGTGCGGAACGAAGAACAGCTGCTGGCCAACTGCCTCATCAGCGCGGCGCCATTCTCCGATGAACTGGTGGTGGTGGACACCGGGTCCACGGATCGAACACCAGATATCGCGCGCTCGTTTGGCGCTCGGGTGATCCGGACACCCTGGACGAATTATCGCAAGGCGCGCAACACGTACATTGAGGCCGCGCAGTGCCGGTGGATTCTTGTGCTTGACGCCGACGAGACCATCGCGGTCCGTGACCATGAAGCGATCGTGCGCCTTGCAAGGAGCCGGACGCGAATCGGCTATCGTCTTCCGGTCCGGAACTACACCGTCGAACACGACCTCATGTGGCGTTGGTTCCCCAACGACCGCAGCTACCCTGCCGAAGAACGACGTTCACAGTGCCCCGGCTGGATGAAGACCACCGCATTGCGCCTCTTCCGGAACCTGCCTGGGGTTCGCTACCAGGATGGCCCGACGCCGCATCCGACGCCGCTCGGTTCCCTGCAGCGGCTCAAGGGCCGGATCGAGGATCGCGAAGATGTCACGATCCATCACTTTCAGTACTTGAAGGGCGGCGCCAAGTTCGTTGCGGGCAAACAGCTCGATCGCCTGGGGGGGGAACAAGCGCACCTGAAGCGCTATCCACAACAGCCGTATCCCTACCTCAACGTCGCCCGTGTACTGTTCGCTCAAGGACGTGACGCGGAAGCGCTCAGACTGCTCAAACGCGCCGTCAAGATCGATGAGCACTTTCATGATGCGTGGCAGCTCTACGGAATGATCGACTTCGAGAACGGGCGCTATGCGTCCGCGGCGCGCGCGCTTCGCAACGCCACCGAAATCAACCCAGGCTCTTCCGACGCCTGGGCCCTGCTTGGCATGGTGCTGGCCGAAGCCGGCGAGCCTGACGAGGCACTGGCCGCGTTGCAGACTGCGCTCGGTCTGCACCCCGGCCATTTGCTTGCGAACAACTCGCTCGGCGTCCTCTACGAGGACCTCGGACACCACTCGAAGGCGGTGCGCCAGTTTCGGAAGGCCGTGCGCCTCCACCCGGGATTCAAGCCCGCGGCGGCAAACCTGCGTCGCCTGGAGCGCGCCCGCACGAAGGCGAAGGCGTGA
- a CDS encoding PqqD family protein — translation MKWKKTGPTGVLLNLMTGEYYELDGPALAIWKAIDGRTPVAGIVKKLATAYGASPTAVAKDVTAFLATLRKRKLTTLSVRRPDLQVRRGCRV, via the coding sequence GTGAAATGGAAAAAGACCGGCCCAACCGGCGTCCTTCTGAACCTGATGACCGGTGAGTACTACGAACTGGACGGCCCCGCGCTCGCGATCTGGAAGGCGATTGATGGTCGGACACCCGTGGCGGGAATCGTGAAGAAGCTCGCGACCGCGTATGGGGCGTCGCCCACAGCCGTCGCCAAAGACGTGACCGCGTTCCTGGCGACGCTGCGGAAACGAAAGCTGACCACCCTATCCGTACGGAGGCCGGACCTTCAGGTCCGGCGTGGCTGCCGGGTCTGA
- a CDS encoding glycosyltransferase family 2 protein, whose protein sequence is MKVTVAMPAYNAAAFINEAVESVLAQDFDSFELLIVDDGSRDATWRQLRKYAKHENVRLFRNETNRGAGAARNRLLSLARGRYVTPCDADDLLLPGALRRLSGYLDTHPQIGVVYGAVLELMTDGKNRVVRPPMVHGKNAGDAWDLIENPINHAGSMSRTALVRQVGGYDESVYSVDDWSLWMKLAEVARFKYLRGEVYYLWRRHPQSLTQTDPNWHRDVGKIRDEAIRRRYGVDALRRPGLQTRQPRRT, encoded by the coding sequence ATGAAGGTCACCGTGGCGATGCCGGCGTACAACGCTGCGGCGTTCATCAACGAGGCAGTCGAGAGCGTTCTGGCCCAGGACTTTGATTCCTTCGAACTTCTGATTGTTGATGACGGCTCGCGTGATGCGACCTGGCGGCAGCTGCGGAAGTACGCAAAGCACGAGAACGTTCGGCTATTTCGGAATGAAACGAACCGTGGCGCCGGAGCCGCCAGGAATCGGCTTCTGTCGCTCGCTCGCGGCCGATACGTGACGCCCTGCGATGCCGATGACCTGCTCCTGCCTGGCGCCCTGCGGCGCCTCAGCGGCTATCTGGACACACATCCGCAGATTGGGGTGGTGTACGGCGCGGTGCTGGAGCTGATGACGGACGGGAAGAACCGGGTGGTCCGCCCGCCGATGGTGCATGGCAAGAACGCGGGCGATGCGTGGGACCTGATTGAGAATCCGATCAATCACGCCGGGTCCATGAGCCGGACGGCGCTGGTCCGTCAGGTGGGCGGCTACGACGAGTCGGTGTACTCCGTGGATGACTGGAGCCTGTGGATGAAGCTCGCCGAAGTCGCCCGGTTCAAGTATCTGCGCGGCGAAGTCTACTACCTCTGGCGTCGTCATCCACAGAGCCTGACGCAGACCGACCCGAACTGGCATCGCGACGTCGGCAAGATCCGCGATGAAGCGATTCGGCGTCGGTACGGAGTTGACGCACTTCGGAGGCCGGGTCTTCAGACCCGGCAGCCACGCCGGACCTGA
- the asnB gene encoding asparagine synthase (glutamine-hydrolyzing), which yields MCGISGQLKFDATPVDRGLVRRMTRTLAHRGPDDERFYFEGAVGLGHRRLSIIDAAGGAQPMTMGGPRPLRLVSNSEIYNYVELRSELEAAGRQFTSRSDTEVILHLFAAEGEAAFLRLEGMFAIAIWDEAAQTLYLARDRFGVKPLYYCHDRSAFMFASELKALLQSRDLDRTLDRTAIDGYFGSLALSEPRTVFRSVQKVPPGHMLAVRRGRVKQTCYWNPAPEMVRRPPIGDQEAGLLKEIERSVRISLRSDVPVGVLLSGGLDSSTVTAMAARASGTRLHTFSAAFREGDFDEGRWARLVAKRFGTRHHEVLVTKSKATAIAHELVEHFDEPFADSSSIPMYAVCQAASRVVKTALSGEGADELFGGYPWHGAAHSDDHPARMVFTREERDQLYASRWRRPAGSLPTGQGLSHLKRSLLADLRTYLPSDILQKSDRVSMMHSLELRVPFLNHQLATFALQLPDHLKVRGGVRKYLLREVMKDVLPREVISRPKKGFSIPMDLWLWEKGPWRDMVYDTVFSASLRGRGLFDVAVLQRMQREHERLERLHGYRFWTLFMFESWQRRWGG from the coding sequence ATGTGCGGTATCAGCGGCCAGTTGAAGTTCGACGCGACGCCGGTGGACCGCGGCCTCGTGAGGCGCATGACGCGCACCCTCGCTCATCGCGGACCTGACGATGAGCGCTTCTATTTTGAAGGCGCGGTGGGCCTGGGGCATCGGCGCCTGTCGATCATCGACGCCGCAGGCGGCGCGCAGCCGATGACGATGGGTGGCCCGCGCCCGTTGCGTCTCGTGTCCAACAGCGAGATCTACAACTACGTCGAACTGCGCAGCGAACTTGAGGCGGCGGGGCGCCAGTTCACCTCCCGCAGCGACACCGAGGTCATCCTGCACCTGTTTGCGGCAGAGGGCGAGGCCGCCTTCCTGCGGCTCGAAGGGATGTTTGCCATCGCGATCTGGGACGAGGCCGCCCAGACGTTGTATCTCGCCCGCGATCGCTTCGGTGTGAAGCCGCTGTACTACTGCCACGACCGGTCTGCGTTCATGTTTGCGTCTGAATTGAAGGCGTTGCTCCAGTCCCGCGACCTGGATCGCACGCTGGACCGCACCGCAATCGACGGTTACTTCGGATCTCTTGCGTTGTCTGAGCCCCGAACGGTGTTCAGGAGCGTGCAGAAGGTCCCGCCGGGTCACATGCTGGCCGTGAGGCGCGGTCGTGTGAAACAGACCTGCTACTGGAATCCTGCGCCAGAAATGGTGAGGCGCCCGCCGATCGGCGACCAGGAGGCCGGGCTTCTCAAAGAAATCGAACGGAGTGTGCGGATCAGCCTGAGAAGCGATGTTCCAGTCGGCGTGTTGTTGAGCGGTGGCCTGGACTCGAGCACCGTGACCGCGATGGCGGCGCGCGCGAGCGGAACCCGCCTGCACACGTTTTCCGCCGCCTTTCGTGAGGGCGACTTCGATGAGGGGCGCTGGGCTCGCCTGGTCGCAAAGCGCTTTGGTACGCGGCACCACGAGGTGCTGGTGACGAAGTCCAAGGCCACCGCCATCGCACACGAACTTGTCGAGCACTTCGACGAACCGTTCGCGGACTCGTCGTCCATCCCGATGTACGCGGTGTGCCAGGCGGCGAGCCGGGTCGTGAAGACGGCGTTGTCGGGTGAAGGCGCCGACGAGCTGTTCGGCGGTTACCCGTGGCATGGGGCCGCCCACTCCGATGACCACCCGGCGCGGATGGTCTTCACCCGGGAGGAACGCGATCAGTTGTACGCCTCCCGCTGGAGGCGGCCGGCGGGCTCCCTGCCGACGGGGCAAGGGCTTTCGCACCTCAAGCGTTCGCTCCTTGCGGATTTGCGCACGTACCTGCCGTCGGACATTCTGCAGAAATCCGACCGCGTCTCGATGATGCACTCGCTGGAACTGCGCGTCCCGTTTCTCAACCACCAGCTCGCCACTTTCGCCCTGCAACTTCCGGATCATCTGAAGGTCCGCGGCGGAGTGCGGAAGTATCTGTTGCGAGAGGTCATGAAAGACGTGCTGCCGCGTGAGGTCATCTCGCGGCCAAAGAAGGGGTTCAGCATCCCAATGGATCTCTGGCTGTGGGAGAAGGGGCCGTGGCGTGACATGGTCTACGACACAGTGTTCAGCGCTTCGCTGCGTGGCCGCGGGCTGTTCGACGTCGCCGTCCTGCAACGCATGCAGCGCGAACACGAACGGCTTGAGCGGTTGCACGGATACAGGTTCTGGACACTGTTCATGTTCGAGAGCTGGCAGCGGAGGTGGGGCGGATGA
- a CDS encoding PqqD family protein: protein MSSPLGRVPARGESVQWREFGSEAILLDPVTGQFAQVNTSGVAIWARIDGRRTVEEIARQVATEFEVDQADVVADVQAFIDELIDKQLLTLAS, encoded by the coding sequence ATGAGCAGCCCGCTCGGCCGTGTGCCGGCCAGAGGCGAGAGCGTTCAGTGGCGTGAGTTCGGCTCGGAGGCCATCCTGCTCGACCCGGTCACTGGCCAGTTTGCACAAGTCAACACCTCAGGCGTGGCCATCTGGGCCCGCATCGACGGGCGTCGTACGGTTGAGGAGATTGCACGGCAGGTGGCCACGGAGTTTGAGGTGGACCAGGCCGATGTTGTCGCCGACGTCCAGGCCTTCATCGATGAATTGATCGACAAACAACTGCTGACCCTGGCGTCATGA
- a CDS encoding glycosyltransferase family 4 protein: MIQLLSGAIVCNSQFIRRQFGRAVPMAQVIHNGVELVPRRRRRNTRGPFRVGMIAHFTAQKRHEDFIEAAAAIAAMRSDVTFTILGREHSHAESRHYTARIRRLTRTVPRMTVDDFSEGNAARDFDVLVLPSIGESLSNAILEAMAAGVPVIAARSGGNAELVRHRVTGLLVPPQQPQALARAVLALLDDSPTRIAMGEAARADARERFSLRACVEKYEAVYRSLTAGS, encoded by the coding sequence ATGATCCAGCTGCTCTCCGGAGCGATCGTCTGCAACTCGCAGTTCATCCGCAGGCAGTTTGGCCGGGCCGTACCGATGGCCCAGGTCATCCACAACGGCGTCGAGTTGGTGCCCCGGCGCCGCAGGCGCAACACCAGAGGCCCATTCCGGGTGGGCATGATCGCGCACTTCACCGCCCAGAAACGGCACGAAGACTTCATTGAGGCGGCGGCCGCGATTGCCGCGATGCGCAGCGACGTGACGTTCACCATCCTCGGCCGTGAGCATTCACACGCCGAGAGCCGCCACTACACAGCTCGAATTCGGCGCCTGACCCGGACAGTGCCGCGCATGACCGTGGACGATTTTTCCGAGGGCAACGCCGCTCGAGACTTTGATGTGCTCGTGCTGCCGTCGATCGGCGAGAGCCTGAGCAACGCCATCCTCGAGGCCATGGCTGCAGGTGTTCCGGTCATTGCCGCCCGTTCCGGTGGCAACGCCGAACTGGTTCGGCATCGGGTGACAGGTCTTCTCGTGCCACCGCAGCAACCGCAGGCACTGGCCAGGGCAGTGCTGGCCCTGCTGGACGATTCACCAACCAGGATCGCGATGGGAGAAGCGGCTCGTGCCGATGCGCGCGAGCGATTCTCGCTTCGTGCCTGCGTGGAAAAATACGAAGCCGTCTATCGGTCGCTTACGGCCGGATCGTGA
- a CDS encoding peptidylprolyl isomerase, producing MFKAMANSKMRGSRRLSVCLCGVLLLLAACSPPPPPPVGNPRVPAGAKSTGGKHAVIETGSGAIEIEFFETDAPKAVENFRLLAEHGYYDGLIFHRVLKGFMLQGGDPLGNGKGGQSAWGGSFPDEIAPDSELYKNGYRRGIVAMANSGRDTNGSQFFIMHDNYPLQPDYVIFGKVTAGLDVVDAIANTPTTMGEDGDMSQPVTRQVIKKITIRP from the coding sequence ATGTTTAAGGCTATGGCTAACTCGAAGATGAGGGGATCGCGTCGACTGAGCGTCTGTTTGTGCGGGGTATTGCTGCTGCTGGCGGCATGCAGCCCGCCGCCTCCGCCGCCGGTCGGCAATCCGCGGGTGCCTGCCGGTGCCAAGAGCACAGGCGGAAAACACGCGGTCATCGAGACGGGCTCAGGCGCGATCGAGATTGAGTTCTTCGAAACGGACGCTCCGAAAGCGGTGGAGAATTTCCGCCTCCTGGCCGAACACGGTTACTACGACGGCCTTATCTTTCACCGCGTGCTGAAAGGTTTCATGCTTCAAGGTGGAGACCCTCTCGGCAATGGCAAAGGCGGCCAGAGCGCGTGGGGCGGGTCTTTTCCGGACGAAATCGCACCCGACTCCGAGCTCTACAAAAACGGCTACCGCCGGGGAATTGTCGCGATGGCGAACAGTGGCCGGGACACCAATGGCAGCCAGTTCTTCATCATGCACGACAACTATCCGCTGCAGCCCGACTACGTGATCTTCGGCAAGGTCACTGCGGGACTCGACGTCGTTGATGCAATCGCCAATACGCCGACGACGATGGGTGAAGATGGCGACATGAGCCAGCCCGTGACGCGACAGGTGATCAAGAAAATCACGATCCGGCCGTAA